In one window of SAR116 cluster alpha proteobacterium HIMB100 DNA:
- a CDS encoding phosphatidylglycerophosphate synthase (PFAM: CDP-alcohol phosphatidyltransferase), whose translation MFDAKLRPVIDPVLHRIARLCLAAGLSANSLTIMGFGVGLVCGLLICFEAYLWALLALFVSRILDGLDGAVARLTRPTDFGGFLDIVCDFLFYAFVPFCFAVSQPEQAVAAAFLMLSFAGTGTSFLAYAILDAKHQHTASKRQSNQKERAKNKSFAYLGGLTEGAETIAVLALFIVFPDWFVPLAIGFGLLCWVTTIYRVYISWVEFGKDG comes from the coding sequence ATGTTTGATGCAAAGTTAAGACCTGTCATTGATCCGGTTCTGCACCGGATAGCCAGGCTGTGTCTGGCGGCTGGTCTCAGTGCCAACAGCCTGACGATCATGGGGTTTGGCGTGGGGCTGGTCTGTGGCCTTCTGATTTGCTTTGAAGCCTATCTCTGGGCGCTTTTGGCCTTGTTTGTCAGCCGGATACTGGATGGGCTGGACGGGGCTGTGGCCCGGCTCACCCGGCCAACGGATTTTGGCGGCTTTTTGGATATTGTCTGCGATTTCTTATTCTACGCTTTTGTGCCGTTCTGTTTTGCGGTCAGCCAGCCTGAACAGGCTGTCGCAGCGGCGTTCTTAATGCTCAGCTTTGCAGGGACAGGAACCAGCTTTCTGGCTTATGCAATTTTGGATGCGAAACATCAGCATACCGCATCCAAACGACAGTCAAATCAAAAGGAACGGGCGAAAAATAAGAGCTTTGCCTATCTGGGCGGGCTGACCGAAGGGGCAGAGACGATTGCGGTTTTGGCACTATTTATAGTATTTCCTGATTGGTTTGTGCCGCTTGCCATCGGCTTCGGCCTTTTGTGCTGGGTGACCACCATCTACCGGGTTTATATAAGCTGGGTTGAATTTGGAAAAGATGGTTGA
- a CDS encoding shikimate 5-dehydrogenase (PFAM: Shikimate dehydrogenase substrate binding domain; Shikimate / quinate 5-dehydrogenase~TIGRFAM: shikimate 5-dehydrogenase), whose protein sequence is MSQSQYQPIAPVTGTTRLFGCIASPTAHVRAPMIFNQIFTERGIDAVMVPVNIPPAQLQQGIAGLQAMENFYGAAVTIPHKLTLADLCDELGPGAQAAAAVNAVRFDPDGRLYGDNFDGHGFVAGLLGENPADEAPDAIVNGKSILIVGAGGAARAIALSLSEHRVGCVDVMNRTHSRAEEAVQLVHRLREDAPVTALPAEKVAFDSYDIVINATPLGLHEDDALPLEIERLGPECLVCDIIMIPERTNLIEAAEQSGRPVHIGRHMLDYQIDLIGSFIGAYQKNP, encoded by the coding sequence GTGTCTCAATCACAATATCAACCCATAGCCCCTGTTACCGGAACCACCCGTTTGTTCGGCTGTATTGCCAGCCCGACAGCTCATGTCCGTGCGCCGATGATTTTTAACCAGATCTTCACAGAGCGGGGCATTGATGCGGTAATGGTGCCGGTGAATATACCGCCTGCGCAACTGCAACAGGGAATAGCTGGCTTGCAGGCCATGGAAAATTTTTATGGTGCAGCAGTCACCATTCCGCACAAGCTGACCCTCGCTGACTTATGTGACGAGCTTGGCCCGGGCGCACAGGCAGCAGCAGCGGTAAACGCAGTTCGTTTTGATCCCGATGGCCGCCTTTATGGCGATAATTTTGATGGTCATGGGTTTGTGGCTGGCCTGCTAGGTGAAAATCCGGCGGATGAGGCCCCTGATGCCATCGTCAATGGCAAATCTATTTTAATTGTTGGCGCTGGTGGGGCGGCCCGGGCCATCGCTTTGTCCTTGTCTGAACATCGCGTGGGCTGTGTGGATGTTATGAACCGGACCCACAGCCGGGCAGAAGAGGCCGTTCAGCTGGTCCACCGTCTGCGTGAGGATGCGCCTGTAACCGCTTTGCCTGCAGAAAAGGTAGCTTTTGACAGCTATGATATTGTGATTAACGCCACGCCGCTTGGCTTGCATGAAGATGATGCGTTGCCGCTGGAGATTGAACGGCTGGGCCCGGAATGTCTGGTCTGTGATATCATTATGATCCCAGAGCGAACCAATTTGATTGAGGCTGCCGAACAGTCTGGTCGGCCAGTTCATATTGGTCGTCACATGCTGGATTATCAGATTGATTTGATCGGCTCATTCATTGGGGCATATCAGAAAAACCCCTAA
- a CDS encoding methionine-R-sulfoxide reductase (PFAM: SelR domain~TIGRFAM: methionine-R-sulfoxide reductase), whose amino-acid sequence MSLKIVKTDQEWQEQLTPEQYHITRKHGTERAFTGRYNDCKLSGTYHCICCGAALFDSEDKFDSGSGWPSFTAPCDEAAIGTRSDRSFFMVRTEVHCQQCEAHLGHVFEDGPVDAGGLRYCINSVALDLEAEDEA is encoded by the coding sequence ATGAGCCTGAAAATTGTCAAAACAGATCAGGAATGGCAGGAACAGCTGACCCCTGAACAATATCATATTACCCGCAAACATGGCACAGAGCGGGCTTTTACTGGTCGTTATAATGACTGCAAGCTGTCCGGTACCTATCACTGTATCTGTTGTGGTGCGGCATTGTTTGACAGCGAAGATAAATTTGATTCTGGCTCTGGTTGGCCCTCTTTCACCGCGCCATGTGATGAGGCAGCGATTGGCACCCGGTCTGACCGCAGCTTTTTCATGGTCCGAACAGAAGTGCATTGCCAGCAATGTGAAGCCCATTTGGGGCATGTGTTTGAAGATGGGCCTGTTGATGCTGGCGGGTTGCGCTACTGCATCAATTCTGTTGCGCTTGACCTAGAGGCTGAAGACGAGGCGTAG
- a CDS encoding phosphatidylserine decarboxylase (PFAM: Phosphatidylserine decarboxylase) codes for MKDEPHVTDFLQSPAQVPGWPIKACAGLLCVAGLALALPLGVLGLCLLVYILLILRVRIAAAGPLENTALSSDHIADIYAPIDGRVVHIDTDAENRNRVFLAPDLFDSHLHYVPVTGKTEDITWIDGSFAHAGLDFPPDDHRVRREITFSTAAGHQVVVSQYGARGCRLIQCFLREGRDVRPSDQLGLALFGGVVAISFNGTLAPSLVPGRRCLAAQTRLGHIG; via the coding sequence GTGAAGGACGAGCCACATGTGACAGATTTTCTTCAATCCCCCGCACAGGTGCCTGGCTGGCCGATAAAGGCGTGCGCAGGTCTGTTATGTGTGGCAGGATTGGCCTTGGCCTTACCCCTGGGCGTGCTGGGGCTGTGTCTGCTGGTCTATATCTTGTTGATTTTGCGGGTGCGGATCGCCGCTGCCGGCCCGCTGGAAAATACAGCCTTATCATCTGATCATATTGCAGATATATATGCGCCGATTGATGGCCGGGTGGTGCATATTGATACCGATGCCGAAAACCGCAACCGGGTATTTTTGGCGCCTGACCTGTTTGACAGCCACCTGCATTATGTGCCGGTTACAGGAAAGACAGAAGACATTACATGGATTGACGGCAGTTTTGCTCATGCTGGCCTTGATTTTCCACCAGATGACCACAGAGTGCGGCGCGAGATCACCTTTTCAACAGCAGCCGGACATCAGGTTGTGGTGAGTCAATATGGGGCACGCGGCTGTCGTCTGATTCAGTGTTTTCTGCGTGAGGGCAGGGATGTTCGCCCTTCAGATCAGCTTGGGCTGGCCTTATTTGGCGGTGTTGTTGCGATCAGCTTTAACGGGACATTGGCCCCGTCACTGGTACCTGGTCGGCGGTGTCTTGCCGCACAAACACGTCTTGGTCACATCGGCTAA
- a CDS encoding GcrA cell cycle regulator (PFAM: GcrA cell cycle regulator), with protein MAEETSWTEERLEKLKTLWDSGLSISQIGEQLGVTRNAVAGKAHRLKLPKRQSPISKGERQQKQQEKQRDLPLRLVLRDIKWSRSKCVWPSGDPKTVEFDFCGAPIVPGKPYCSEHCEIAYTTSRDGS; from the coding sequence ATGGCTGAAGAAACAAGCTGGACCGAAGAGCGTCTTGAAAAGCTGAAAACCTTGTGGGATTCAGGCTTGTCTATTTCGCAAATAGGTGAACAACTCGGAGTGACCCGAAACGCTGTTGCTGGTAAGGCGCACAGGTTGAAGCTGCCAAAACGCCAGTCGCCGATATCCAAAGGTGAACGCCAGCAAAAACAACAGGAAAAGCAGCGCGACCTGCCACTGCGTCTGGTTTTACGGGATATCAAATGGTCACGATCAAAATGTGTCTGGCCGTCCGGAGACCCGAAGACCGTTGAATTTGATTTCTGCGGCGCGCCGATTGTGCCGGGCAAGCCATATTGCTCTGAGCATTGTGAGATAGCCTATACGACGTCCAGAGATGGAAGCTAG
- a CDS encoding aerobic-type carbon monoxide dehydrogenase, large subunit CoxL/CutL-like protein (PFAM: Molybdopterin-binding domain of aldehyde dehydrogenase; Aldehyde oxidase and xanthine dehydrogenase, a/b hammerhead domain) has protein sequence MKFGVGQTVKRLEDANLLVGKGRYTDDQMPGTGLAVAFLRSPFAHARLTHLDLAAARTADGVHLVAAQADMDADKVGDIHCQHYVDNRDGSQVPRTTKPAMARDIIRHAGDLVAMVVAETRQQALDALEMIDVDYEPLDAVCDVYDATAPVAPQLYDCYPNNTVFSWEAGTIDAARAEIDKAVAAGATLVEVDVINSRVMPNAMETRPMVAQPSEEGGGLRMWCGTQGPVGLSAQIAKALNMEKEHIQLLTGDVGGGFGYKIFLHPEQLCIAWAARTLGKTVRWQQDRSDSYLSDLHGRDNRTKARAAVDKTGKILALDVLVHANMGAWLSNFSIYIPTLSACRTLTGPYDISVAGMEVRGVVTNTPAVDAFRGAGRPEANYLLERLIDHIAAEMGMDRVAVRQVNLIKPEQIPYPMVEGGTVDSGDMPGLLADALQKADWSGFDARRKASMEQGRLRGIGLAMYLEQCGGGGDSGVDIEFNKDGSVTIYAAQQDNGQAHRTTLTLIFSSRLGYDAELINVVQGDSLRTPAGTTGGARMSAVLGSTLMQAAGLIADAALPFAADHLQADQSDIQFAEGIFTAAGTNQSVTIEDLVRLIATDDAANHPLNRLHKYTTDGATYPYGCHVVEIEVDQQTLRPEIVTYTVVDDFGEVINPLTLEGQIHGGIAQGIGQALYEHVAYDEDGQLLAGSLMDYALPRADHMPSFSISRRGTRCQNNLLGVKGAGEAGAIGAPPAVISALCDALGIVHIDMPATLQNIWQLMKAKQDAA, from the coding sequence ATGAAATTCGGTGTAGGACAGACGGTAAAGCGGCTTGAAGATGCCAATCTTTTGGTGGGCAAAGGGCGGTATACAGATGATCAAATGCCCGGTACAGGCCTGGCGGTGGCATTTTTACGGTCTCCTTTTGCGCATGCGCGCCTGACCCATCTTGACCTTGCCGCAGCGCGAACCGCAGACGGGGTGCATCTGGTTGCAGCGCAAGCTGATATGGATGCTGATAAGGTTGGTGATATTCATTGCCAGCATTATGTGGATAACAGAGACGGCAGCCAGGTTCCGCGGACCACAAAACCCGCCATGGCCCGCGATATTATTCGGCATGCAGGGGATTTGGTGGCGATGGTCGTCGCTGAAACCCGCCAGCAGGCGCTGGATGCGCTGGAGATGATTGATGTTGATTACGAACCCCTGGATGCGGTGTGCGATGTGTATGACGCAACCGCGCCTGTTGCACCACAATTGTATGACTGTTATCCCAACAATACCGTGTTCAGCTGGGAGGCTGGCACAATTGACGCTGCCCGGGCAGAGATAGACAAGGCTGTTGCTGCAGGCGCAACATTGGTTGAAGTAGATGTGATCAACAGCCGGGTGATGCCAAATGCAATGGAAACCCGCCCGATGGTCGCCCAGCCCTCTGAAGAGGGAGGTGGCCTGCGGATGTGGTGCGGCACACAAGGGCCTGTGGGCCTGTCTGCCCAGATTGCCAAGGCCCTGAACATGGAAAAAGAGCACATTCAGCTGCTCACCGGGGATGTTGGCGGTGGCTTCGGCTATAAAATTTTTCTGCACCCCGAACAGCTTTGCATTGCCTGGGCTGCCAGAACGCTGGGGAAGACGGTGCGCTGGCAACAAGACAGGTCAGACAGCTATTTGTCTGACCTTCATGGCCGTGACAACCGGACCAAGGCACGTGCTGCGGTGGATAAGACAGGCAAAATTCTGGCCCTTGACGTGTTGGTGCATGCCAATATGGGCGCCTGGCTGTCAAATTTCAGCATTTATATCCCGACTTTGTCTGCCTGCCGGACCTTGACCGGACCATATGATATTTCTGTTGCCGGTATGGAGGTGCGAGGCGTTGTGACAAACACCCCGGCTGTTGATGCGTTTCGCGGGGCTGGCCGGCCAGAGGCGAATTACCTGCTGGAACGGCTGATTGATCATATCGCTGCCGAGATGGGTATGGACAGAGTCGCTGTTCGTCAGGTCAATCTGATTAAGCCAGAGCAAATCCCTTATCCGATGGTTGAGGGTGGCACAGTTGATTCAGGTGATATGCCTGGCCTGTTGGCAGATGCCCTGCAAAAGGCTGACTGGTCTGGATTTGACGCACGGCGCAAAGCCAGTATGGAACAGGGCAGGTTGCGCGGTATCGGGCTGGCAATGTATTTAGAACAATGTGGTGGTGGCGGTGATTCCGGTGTTGACATTGAATTCAACAAGGATGGAAGCGTTACCATATATGCAGCGCAACAGGATAATGGCCAGGCACACAGAACCACGCTGACACTGATTTTCTCTTCTCGGCTGGGATATGATGCTGAACTGATTAACGTGGTTCAGGGAGACAGCCTGCGCACACCTGCAGGTACAACTGGTGGCGCGCGGATGTCAGCTGTATTGGGCTCAACCTTGATGCAGGCTGCGGGCCTGATCGCTGATGCGGCCCTGCCGTTTGCAGCAGACCATCTGCAGGCTGACCAAAGCGATATCCAGTTTGCCGAAGGGATATTCACCGCTGCAGGAACGAACCAGTCGGTCACGATTGAAGATTTGGTCAGGCTGATTGCAACTGATGATGCGGCCAACCATCCGCTGAACCGGCTGCATAAATATACAACAGACGGGGCAACCTACCCTTATGGATGTCATGTGGTTGAAATCGAGGTTGATCAGCAGACACTGCGTCCCGAAATTGTCACCTATACCGTAGTAGATGATTTTGGCGAGGTGATTAACCCGCTGACACTGGAAGGTCAGATTCATGGCGGGATAGCACAAGGGATAGGTCAGGCCTTATATGAACATGTTGCCTATGATGAGGATGGCCAGCTGCTGGCCGGATCATTGATGGATTATGCCTTGCCGCGGGCAGATCATATGCCGTCTTTTTCAATCTCCCGCCGCGGAACCCGCTGCCAGAATAACCTGTTGGGGGTAAAAGGAGCTGGCGAGGCGGGGGCGATTGGTGCCCCGCCTGCGGTGATCTCTGCGCTTTGTGATGCGTTGGGGATTGTGCATATCGATATGCCTGCAACACTGCAGAATATCTGGCAGCTTATGAAAGCAAAACAGGACGCCGCATGA